The stretch of DNA AGGCCGCTTCCCATCTCCTTGTAGAATCGTCTGACGGCCGAGTCCGTCCAGGTGCCGTCGTACTGGCTTGCCCGGAGATGATGCAGGATCAGGAAGTGGACGCGCTGGTGAAGCTCGGTTGGCAGCTGCAGTCGTGGTCCGATGCGGCGTCTGAACATGGCCGCACCCACCTCGCTGTGTCCGAAGAAATGCACTTGGCCGCGCTCGTCGATCGAGCGGGTGTGCACCTTTCCCACATCATGGAGTAACGCACCCCAGCGTACCGCGAGGCGCGGCACGGACTGCCATACGACCTGCTTGGTGTGCTTCCACACGTCCTTGTGACGCCATTCGCCGTCGCCGAATCCCACCAGTGCGTGGACCTCGGGCAACCACACCTTCAAAATGCCCGTGTAGAGCAGCGCCTCAAGCCCGTGTTGGGCGTAGCGGCCCAACAGCAACTCACCCATTCCCTGCCGCAACTGTGTCACGGGGAGCGCGGCGATCTCGTCTGGGCCCAGCGTTGCGGGCGGGTCGTCGAGCAGCGACGGCTGCCGGGTGGAGACAAGGCCGGCCCATGACAGTACGCTGGCAGCGCGCGTCGAGACACCGGTAGCCTGAGTCGAGGGAGAAGCTTTTTGCAGCACGACGAATTCCTATCCTGTCCGAGCCGGGCAGCAGAGTCTAGCGGGTCGAGCGAGGCTTGATAAAGGCCCACCGGGAGGGTAGCGTGTCTTGGGACCCGCTCGTAGTCGCGCCTCGCCAGTGGCGCCCAGCCCTCACCGAAACACACGAATTATCTTCCGCGGGCCCTTACCCGACAAGGAGTGCTGAGAACGTGGACGCAGGGGCGATAAAGGCGCAGTGCCAGCGGATGTTGGAGCAGTCGCGACGCCTAGCCGAATGCGACCAAACGCTGGATGCAATTGCGAGGGCGCGCCAGGCTGTGAATCGGCTTGAGCGAGTTACCACCGAGCAGCCTGGCCTGAAGGACGAGCTTGGAGATTTGCTTTCCCTGGCCCATGCGACCCTGCTCGAGGTTGATGGGCTGCACCAGCACAATGCGGCCCGGATCCGGAGCCGCGAGGCTGCCTTCGAGCAACGGGAGGCCGCAGCCATGAACG from Pseudomonadota bacterium encodes:
- a CDS encoding HD domain-containing protein encodes the protein MLQKASPSTQATGVSTRAASVLSWAGLVSTRQPSLLDDPPATLGPDEIAALPVTQLRQGMGELLLGRYAQHGLEALLYTGILKVWLPEVHALVGFGDGEWRHKDVWKHTKQVVWQSVPRLAVRWGALLHDVGKVHTRSIDERGQVHFFGHSEVGAAMFRRRIGPRLQLPTELHQRVHFLILHHLRASQYDGTWTDSAVRRFYKEMGSGLKDLLDLSRADITTKRVEKRRRGLRQISELSRRIADLIKRDSIVPPLPKGLGTAIGERFGIPPSKRIGDLRRWLEQEVEAGRIEPHKGVGYYLAVLVEHGEVLCLE